The following coding sequences are from one Nicotiana tomentosiformis chromosome 3, ASM39032v3, whole genome shotgun sequence window:
- the LOC138908640 gene encoding uncharacterized protein — MAIKHNVISLEIHPTSNFSYCIPDAIYAAKTLTELSLNKCNFEIDNNNSTTNKLQRIISTCPFIRDLKIGHCTGIQNLHVFGLVNLEKLELRMCKKLAKVEIWAPNLRKFVYVGVPLDEHSGTTEPEPLPCTIDILDGYNTLECLQLEATTMTDKQFEYQLSKFPALKVLKLKRCYVMKNIKVVSENLKSFTLSHWGNLEQVNMLAPNLMEFNFQGYIMPFSISTMDPSNLERANLDFYVQQSDDSYNFGDVDTSWYNNLLDFVQKFNYSNGLILIICCEESILIYEDPSEILVPPTRKLELCIENSSMHLESFVNEMMFSQPMTVSIVHGMDSKILQAFSETTKECRMKQYKRLNEVIIHKGATEDGGTSCLNSWLKSTSLIERITTFMFKWEEPPN, encoded by the exons ATGGCAATTAAACATAATGTCATATCTCTAGAAATTCATCCAACGTCTAATTTTAGCTACTGCATACCTGATGCTATTTATGCAGCTAAGACGCTGACTGAATTATCGCTGAACAAGTGCAactttgaaattgataataacAACAGTACCACTAATAAATTGCAACGGATAATTAGTACATGCCCGTTTATCAGGGACCTAAAAATAGGTCATTGCACGGGGATCCAGAATTTGCATGTTTTCGGCCTAGTAAATCTGGAGAAATTGGAGCTACGTATGTGTAAGAAACTCGCAAAGGTGGAAATCTGGGCTCCAAATCTTCGAAAATTTGTCTATGTTGGCGTGCCTTTGGACGAGCACTCAGGCACAACTGAACCAGAACCGTTGCCTTGCACAATTGATATTTTAGATGGTTATAACACTTTAGAATGTCTCCAGTTAGAAGCTACCACCATGACGGACAAGCAATTTGAATATCAGTTGTCTAAGTTTCCAGCCCTTAAAGTTTTGAAACTCAAGAGATGCTATGtaatgaaaaatataaaagttgtaAGTGAAAACCTTAAGAGTTTCACCTTGTCGCATTGGGGTAATCTGGAGCAAGTCAACATGCTGGCTCCAAATCTgatggaattcaatttccaaggCTATATAATGCCCTTCTCAATCTCAACTATGGATCCCTCTAACTTGGAACGAGCCAACCTCGATTTTTATGTGCAGCAATCTGATGATTCTTACAACTTTGGAGATGTGGACACAAGTTGGTACAATAATCTTCTAGACTTTGTTCAAAAGTTCAACTATTCTAACGGCTTGATATTAATAATTTGTTGCGAAGag AGTATTCTTATTTATGAAGATCCAAGTGAAATTCTTGTTCCACCAACTCGAAAACTAGAGCTATGCATAGAGAATTCTTCAATGCATCTTGAGTCATTCGTAAATGAAATGATGTTTTCTCAGCCCATGACAGTATCTATAGTGCATGGCATGGACAGCAAAATACTTCAG GCGTTCagtgagacaacaaaagaatgcAGAATGAAGCAATACAAAAGATTAAATGAAGTCATTATTCACAAAGGCGCAACTGAGGATGGGGGAACGTCATGTCTGAACTCTTGGCTCAAATCCACGTCCCTAATTGAACGGATTACCACCTTTATGTTTAAATGGGAGGAACCTCCTAATTGA